The following are encoded together in the uncultured Draconibacterium sp. genome:
- a CDS encoding transposase: MTAENYFIQDQNAAYFLTFTVTDWVDIFTRKEYKIEIVNSLNYCIKHKGLIVFAWCLMSNHLHLVCCAEEGFRISDIIRDFKKFTSKLFVEMIQNIPESRDDWMLYRFKYAGKFDNRITQYKFWQETNHAVLLDSSEKIDQRINYTHENPVRTLIVAHPHEYLFSSAIDYAGEQGFVDVQLEV; the protein is encoded by the coding sequence ATGACCGCCGAAAACTATTTTATTCAAGATCAGAATGCAGCCTATTTTTTAACTTTTACAGTTACAGATTGGGTGGATATTTTTACCAGAAAAGAATATAAAATTGAGATTGTAAATTCGTTAAACTATTGCATCAAACACAAAGGTTTAATTGTATTTGCCTGGTGCCTGATGTCGAATCATTTGCATTTGGTTTGTTGTGCTGAAGAAGGATTTCGAATAAGTGATATTATAAGAGATTTTAAAAAGTTTACTTCGAAATTGTTTGTTGAAATGATTCAGAACATTCCGGAAAGTAGAGATGATTGGATGTTGTATCGGTTTAAGTATGCCGGAAAATTTGATAATCGTATAACACAATACAAGTTTTGGCAAGAAACGAATCATGCTGTTTTGCTTGATTCAAGTGAAAAGATTGATCAACGCATAAATTATACACACGAAAATCCTGTTCGTACTTTAATTGTTGCACATCCACACGAATATTTATTTAGTTCGGCGATTGATTATGCCGGAGAACAGGGATTCGTCGATGTGCAATTGGAAGTTTAG
- a CDS encoding LTA synthase family protein, protein MGNFKNSKYFIVRSLRRFLSLSIVLGLILLSIRVYEIIYIANISNYPVGSFLNIVLGLKFDLLLILRISAILLVPFLLLSFFSQKIAKVFFVSISLFLVLGYVLLLQYFSTALIPLGADLFGYSIQEIKFTIETSGEFRIFPVLIGIAYVVYVLRVFKKHVYFKLKPLTMALLVLGMFVSFLPLRFLQVNPSHYENEFSMFVAENKLGFFSESVVNSLLKKEVSNDQPFTFKEHVVTAEGNPFVYLDSEYPFLHKETTPDILSNYFDLGETPPNIVFLLTESLGRAYSGENAYLGSYTPFLDSIAQHSLYWENCLSTSGRTFQVLPSILASLPFGKHGFNEMGEAMPDHLSIISILKREAGYKSSFIYGSEAEFDNMDVFLERQGIDQIIDTRSFDDTYTKLPGNESGFTWGYGDKDIFRRYIQKLSAEVDSASANLDVLLTLAMHPPFNVPNQEYYNNKFEKYLEELKITDKQKEYNRSYVKQFASILYFDESLRYFFNEIKKLPSFKNTIFIITGDHRMPEIPISTQIDRFHVPLIVYSPMLKKVEKFSSVVTHFDITPSLLAMLDGKGYISRPQAASWLGHGLDNSVEYRCLNSYALMRNKNELLDLVEGENFLANNSVYDLYPNLYIEPIRNSDLQSELKAELNNFIRKNNFACENNRLIPDSLKLWMKQPF, encoded by the coding sequence ATGGGTAACTTTAAAAATTCAAAATATTTTATTGTCAGATCGTTACGACGCTTTTTAAGTCTGAGTATTGTTCTGGGGCTTATTCTTTTATCGATTCGTGTGTACGAAATAATTTATATCGCGAATATTTCAAATTATCCGGTTGGTAGTTTTTTAAATATTGTTTTGGGACTGAAATTTGATTTATTGCTGATTTTGCGTATCTCAGCCATCTTACTGGTTCCATTTCTGCTACTGTCTTTTTTCAGTCAGAAAATTGCAAAGGTCTTTTTTGTGTCCATCAGTCTTTTTCTTGTTTTGGGCTATGTTTTGCTGCTTCAGTATTTTTCAACCGCACTTATTCCGCTTGGAGCCGATTTATTTGGATATTCAATTCAGGAAATCAAGTTTACAATCGAAACTTCCGGAGAATTTCGAATTTTTCCGGTACTAATAGGAATTGCCTATGTCGTTTATGTTTTAAGAGTATTTAAAAAGCATGTTTATTTTAAGTTGAAACCGCTAACAATGGCTCTTTTGGTGCTTGGTATGTTTGTATCGTTTTTGCCACTTCGGTTTTTGCAGGTTAATCCTTCGCATTACGAGAACGAATTCAGCATGTTCGTAGCCGAAAATAAGCTGGGATTTTTTAGCGAAAGTGTAGTCAATTCGCTGTTGAAAAAGGAAGTCAGCAATGATCAGCCTTTTACATTTAAAGAACATGTTGTAACAGCAGAGGGGAATCCTTTTGTCTATTTAGATTCTGAGTATCCGTTTTTACACAAGGAAACCACCCCGGATATTTTAAGCAATTATTTTGATTTGGGTGAAACACCTCCCAATATTGTATTTCTGTTGACAGAAAGTTTAGGACGTGCCTACAGTGGAGAAAATGCTTACCTGGGCAGTTATACTCCTTTCCTCGATTCGATTGCGCAACACAGTCTGTATTGGGAAAATTGTTTAAGTACTTCGGGGCGTACTTTCCAGGTATTGCCTTCAATCCTGGCTTCCTTGCCTTTTGGAAAGCACGGTTTTAACGAAATGGGTGAAGCAATGCCCGATCATTTGAGTATAATAAGTATTCTAAAAAGGGAGGCCGGCTACAAAAGTTCTTTTATTTATGGCAGCGAAGCTGAATTTGACAATATGGATGTTTTTTTGGAGCGTCAGGGAATAGACCAGATTATCGATACAAGGTCATTTGACGATACTTATACGAAGCTTCCCGGCAACGAAAGTGGTTTTACCTGGGGGTATGGCGATAAAGATATTTTCCGCCGATACATTCAAAAGCTTAGTGCAGAAGTGGATTCTGCTAGTGCCAATTTGGATGTGTTGTTAACACTTGCCATGCATCCTCCTTTTAATGTTCCCAATCAGGAGTACTACAACAATAAATTTGAAAAATATTTGGAGGAATTAAAGATTACTGATAAACAAAAAGAATACAACCGAAGCTATGTCAAACAGTTTGCTTCTATTCTTTATTTTGATGAATCGTTGCGTTATTTCTTCAACGAGATTAAAAAATTACCCTCTTTTAAGAATACGATTTTTATAATAACGGGCGATCACCGAATGCCTGAAATACCCATCAGCACACAAATCGATCGTTTTCATGTGCCTTTAATTGTTTATTCGCCGATGCTTAAAAAGGTGGAGAAATTTTCTTCAGTAGTTACGCATTTTGATATTACTCCGTCGTTGCTGGCTATGTTAGATGGCAAAGGTTATATTTCACGTCCACAGGCAGCTTCCTGGCTTGGGCACGGACTTGATAACTCTGTGGAGTATCGATGTTTGAACTCTTACGCTTTAATGCGTAATAAAAACGAATTGCTCGATCTGGTTGAAGGAGAGAACTTTCTGGCTAACAATTCGGTTTACGATCTGTATCCAAATCTGTACATCGAACCCATTCGTAATTCCGACCTACAATCGGAGTTGAAAGCTGAACTCAACAACTTTATTCGAAAAAATAATTTTGCTTGCGAAAACAACCGCTTAATTCCTGATTCTCTTAAACTTTGGATGAAACAGCCATTCTAA
- a CDS encoding hemolysin family protein: MAILFLFFFVSITFSFLCSIWEAVILSVTPSYVSRMQSEKPRLGKRLNSFKEDIDRPLSAVLTLNTISHTVGAIGVGIQAGKLFGTTKVNLFVFEATYESLIAGLMTLAILILSEIIPKTLGATYWKQLTPFTVRSLDVLILVFAPFVWVSKWITHLIKRDNEKSVLSRADVAAMADAGLKSGAIDKEEKSMIQNLLRLENLKVKEIMTPRSVVLSLNENLSLGELYEAHNPFAYSRIPVYNENPDLITGFILKDGILENIAADNHTRKAVEIKRAILFVETSFTVAALLDKLIIEKQHLAMVADEFGTFVGLVTMEDVIETLFGLEIMDESDQVADLQKLAREQWKKSQKKG; encoded by the coding sequence ATGGCAATACTATTTCTATTCTTTTTTGTTTCAATCACCTTTTCTTTTTTATGCTCCATTTGGGAAGCTGTAATTCTAAGTGTTACCCCATCGTATGTTAGTCGTATGCAAAGCGAAAAGCCCCGTTTGGGAAAACGGCTCAACAGTTTTAAAGAAGATATCGACAGGCCACTTTCTGCAGTGCTCACCTTAAACACCATTTCGCATACAGTGGGTGCCATCGGAGTGGGAATTCAGGCCGGAAAACTTTTTGGTACCACAAAAGTGAATCTATTTGTTTTTGAAGCTACTTACGAATCACTCATTGCCGGATTAATGACCCTCGCCATTTTAATTCTTTCAGAAATTATCCCAAAAACACTGGGAGCTACCTACTGGAAACAACTTACGCCATTTACGGTACGATCGCTGGACGTGTTAATACTTGTGTTTGCTCCTTTTGTATGGGTTAGTAAGTGGATTACTCATCTTATAAAAAGGGACAATGAAAAAAGTGTATTAAGCCGCGCCGATGTGGCAGCGATGGCAGATGCCGGATTAAAAAGCGGAGCCATTGATAAAGAAGAAAAGTCGATGATCCAAAACTTGTTGCGTCTCGAGAACCTTAAAGTAAAAGAAATAATGACACCCCGCAGTGTTGTTTTAAGTTTGAACGAAAATCTGAGTTTGGGTGAACTTTACGAAGCCCACAATCCATTTGCTTATTCCCGCATTCCGGTGTACAACGAGAATCCGGATTTAATTACGGGTTTTATTTTGAAAGATGGTATTCTGGAAAATATTGCCGCTGACAACCACACACGAAAAGCGGTTGAAATTAAAAGAGCCATATTATTTGTAGAAACCAGTTTTACAGTGGCTGCCTTGCTCGACAAACTAATAATTGAAAAACAACACCTGGCAATGGTTGCCGACGAATTTGGAACTTTTGTTGGTCTTGTAACCATGGAAGATGTGATTGAAACGCTGTTCGGCCTCGAAATAATGGATGAATCGGACCAGGTTGCCGACCTTCAGAAACTGGCACGTGAGCAATGGAAAAAGTCACAAAAAAAAGGCTAG
- a CDS encoding DUF2007 domain-containing protein, whose amino-acid sequence MNRFVKLVSFDSVMDIKFNLLKDMLDEAGIAYISNNENMRAVKPALSMMPSNLLIDVLVYEENLDEALTILKSID is encoded by the coding sequence ATGAACAGATTTGTAAAACTGGTTTCGTTTGATTCGGTAATGGATATAAAATTCAATTTGTTAAAAGACATGTTGGATGAGGCAGGAATTGCATATATCTCCAACAACGAAAATATGAGAGCGGTAAAACCTGCCTTGTCCATGATGCCGTCGAATTTACTTATTGATGTGTTGGTGTACGAAGAAAATCTGGATGAGGCCCTGACGATTTTAAAATCGATTGATTAA
- a CDS encoding oxidoreductase family protein: MNQHFQNIILQATDAESLYEMEVIQNLWSGYGEIVRFGLVNSPLKSVVVKHVNLPDGGKHPRGWNTNLSHQRKLKSYKVETEWYKSFASQCNVEAKIPECYALETKGSEVLMVFEDLDSTGYKGRRSSSVNWDEVNAVLYWLANFHATFMGKKPDGLWETGTYWHLETRPEELLVLNDIPLKNAASAIDKKLSESPFQTIVHGDAKLANFCFSEDGKKVAAVDFQYVGGGCGMKDVAYFVGSCMSENDCERYESKILDHYFSVLKTALEKNNVSIDSEELEANWRHLYHFAWADFHRFLKGWHPGHWKINSYSERVSRKVVKQLSS, from the coding sequence ATGAATCAACATTTCCAAAATATTATTTTACAAGCCACCGACGCTGAAAGCCTTTATGAAATGGAGGTGATTCAAAATCTTTGGAGTGGTTACGGCGAAATTGTACGATTTGGATTGGTAAATTCTCCCTTAAAAAGTGTAGTGGTAAAACACGTGAATTTACCCGATGGAGGCAAGCATCCCCGCGGCTGGAACACGAACCTGTCGCACCAACGAAAATTAAAATCGTATAAAGTAGAAACCGAGTGGTACAAAAGTTTTGCCTCACAGTGCAATGTTGAAGCAAAAATACCGGAATGTTATGCTTTGGAAACCAAAGGCAGCGAAGTTCTGATGGTTTTTGAAGATCTGGATTCAACCGGATATAAAGGACGCAGAAGTTCGTCGGTAAACTGGGACGAAGTGAATGCTGTGTTATACTGGCTGGCAAATTTCCATGCCACTTTTATGGGTAAAAAACCGGATGGTTTATGGGAAACCGGAACCTACTGGCATCTGGAAACCCGCCCGGAAGAGTTACTGGTTCTAAACGATATTCCATTAAAAAATGCGGCCTCAGCAATCGACAAAAAACTAAGCGAGAGTCCTTTTCAAACCATTGTACACGGCGATGCAAAGTTGGCTAACTTTTGTTTTTCGGAAGACGGCAAAAAGGTTGCTGCAGTTGATTTTCAATATGTTGGAGGTGGTTGCGGAATGAAAGATGTGGCTTATTTTGTTGGTAGTTGTATGAGTGAAAACGATTGTGAACGCTATGAAAGCAAAATTCTGGATCACTACTTTTCGGTACTTAAAACTGCACTTGAAAAAAATAACGTTTCCATTGATTCGGAAGAACTGGAAGCCAACTGGAGACACTTATACCATTTTGCCTGGGCCGATTTTCATCGTTTCCTAAAAGGCTGGCACCCGGGACATTGGAAAATAAACTCGTACAGCGAACGTGTTTCGCGCAAAGTTGTAAAACAATTAAGTTCGTAA
- a CDS encoding cold shock domain-containing protein, whose protein sequence is MSKGTVKFFNDAKGFGFIKDADSTKEYFVHINGCKDEIQENDEVTYDLEEGRKGLNAVNVKLA, encoded by the coding sequence ATGAGTAAAGGAACAGTAAAATTCTTTAACGATGCCAAAGGTTTTGGATTCATTAAAGATGCAGATTCAACAAAAGAGTATTTCGTACACATCAATGGATGTAAAGATGAAATCCAGGAAAATGACGAAGTAACTTACGATCTTGAAGAAGGTCGCAAAGGTCTGAATGCAGTAAATGTAAAACTAGCTTAG
- a CDS encoding inositol monophosphatase family protein, translated as MILTSKDLDTLCKKAIEAARCAGDLISTYTNKNVKVQSKKGADSLASQVVTEVDVKAQGKILEILNPTLVEFDLALLTEESADNGSRFEKDYFWCIDPMDGTLAFTEKTPGYAVSIALVAKTGESQIGVVFDPVKNILYHAIKGQGTYKNEQPWHPDLVSGSGKSFIWHMDRSFLNHSKYSSIKIRLEEFVSKAGFSSFTIQKNAGAVLNAIWLLENFGCYFKLPKPTSGGGSLWDFAATSCIINEANAYGKSFDGSPLDLNRPDSTFMNHKGALYASNVFIAKNILEILNN; from the coding sequence ATGATTTTAACTTCAAAAGATCTCGATACCCTTTGCAAAAAAGCAATTGAAGCCGCACGTTGCGCTGGCGATTTAATCAGCACTTACACCAATAAAAATGTAAAGGTCCAAAGTAAAAAAGGTGCCGACAGCCTGGCTTCACAGGTTGTAACCGAGGTGGATGTAAAAGCACAGGGAAAAATACTTGAGATTCTTAATCCAACTTTAGTTGAATTCGATCTGGCTTTGCTTACCGAAGAAAGTGCAGACAATGGAAGTCGTTTTGAGAAAGACTATTTCTGGTGTATCGACCCGATGGACGGAACGCTGGCATTTACCGAAAAAACACCGGGTTATGCTGTTTCTATTGCTTTGGTTGCAAAAACCGGAGAATCCCAAATCGGAGTTGTTTTTGATCCCGTTAAAAACATCCTTTACCACGCCATAAAAGGTCAGGGCACTTATAAAAACGAACAACCCTGGCATCCCGATTTAGTTTCCGGATCGGGCAAAAGTTTTATCTGGCACATGGATCGCAGCTTTTTAAACCATTCAAAATACAGCAGTATAAAAATCAGACTTGAGGAATTTGTTTCAAAGGCGGGTTTTAGCAGTTTTACGATTCAGAAAAATGCAGGAGCAGTTTTAAATGCCATTTGGTTGCTCGAAAATTTTGGCTGTTATTTTAAACTTCCAAAACCTACATCGGGAGGAGGAAGTTTATGGGATTTTGCAGCTACTTCATGCATAATAAACGAGGCCAATGCTTATGGGAAAAGTTTTGATGGTTCGCCGCTTGATTTAAACCGACCCGACTCGACATTTATGAATCACAAGGGTGCTTTGTATGCCAGCAATGTTTTTATTGCAAAAAATATTCTGGAGATTTTGAATAATTAA
- a CDS encoding DUF5009 domain-containing protein → MKERILTIDIMRGLTLFLMLFVNDLYMPGVPGWLGHTTANFDGMGLADWVFPGFLFMVGMAVPFAVKSRVRKGHSTPKIVFHILVRTFSLLLIGVFMVNVSRLNPELAGISVNVWAILVYLCVFLVWNIYENLNPKIVYTLKTAGLAGLLILALVFKAGTADNVSWLHTSWWGILGLIGWGYFTASLIYIFVKDKLLLIGLFWMFFVALNILSQLQLLSFLNPLKPILGVVISGNTPSIVLAGLFFSVLIQEIGFSDYRKISGVGILLGIGLIILGFILRKWFIISKIQGTPSWAMICNGISVTVFVLLFLIIDVAKRTKWTALFKPAGQNSLTTYLAPDILYYSIWMSGVPVLYYKQIDSAFVVVLGSIVWALAMIGFAWLLAKIGIKLKL, encoded by the coding sequence ATGAAGGAACGAATTCTTACCATCGATATCATGCGTGGATTAACCCTGTTTTTGATGCTGTTTGTAAACGACTTGTACATGCCCGGAGTACCGGGTTGGCTTGGACATACTACAGCTAACTTTGATGGAATGGGATTGGCCGACTGGGTTTTCCCCGGATTTCTTTTTATGGTGGGGATGGCAGTTCCGTTTGCAGTTAAAAGCCGCGTTAGGAAAGGGCATTCAACACCAAAAATAGTTTTTCATATTTTGGTACGTACCTTCAGTTTATTACTGATTGGCGTGTTTATGGTGAACGTGTCGAGGCTAAATCCCGAGCTTGCTGGCATTTCGGTAAACGTGTGGGCAATACTGGTTTACCTGTGTGTTTTTCTGGTTTGGAACATTTATGAAAACCTTAATCCAAAAATTGTTTATACATTAAAAACAGCTGGACTGGCAGGTTTGCTAATTCTGGCACTGGTATTTAAAGCCGGCACTGCCGATAATGTAAGTTGGTTACACACCAGCTGGTGGGGAATTCTGGGATTAATTGGCTGGGGATATTTTACTGCATCGCTCATTTATATTTTTGTAAAAGATAAATTGTTGCTAATCGGTCTGTTTTGGATGTTTTTTGTGGCGCTTAATATTTTATCGCAACTGCAATTGTTATCGTTTTTAAATCCTTTAAAACCTATTTTGGGAGTTGTTATCAGTGGCAATACTCCTTCCATTGTTTTAGCCGGATTGTTTTTTAGTGTACTCATTCAGGAAATCGGGTTTTCCGATTACCGCAAAATAAGCGGTGTAGGAATACTTTTGGGAATTGGCTTAATCATTCTGGGATTTATATTGCGTAAGTGGTTTATTATCTCGAAAATTCAGGGAACACCCAGTTGGGCGATGATTTGTAATGGAATAAGTGTAACGGTTTTTGTGCTCTTGTTTCTTATCATCGACGTAGCAAAACGAACAAAATGGACGGCGCTCTTTAAACCTGCGGGGCAAAACTCCTTAACTACGTATCTGGCGCCCGATATTTTGTATTATTCAATATGGATGAGTGGTGTGCCGGTTTTGTATTACAAACAAATAGACAGTGCTTTTGTGGTTGTTTTGGGTTCCATAGTTTGGGCCTTGGCAATGATTGGTTTTGCGTGGTTACTTGCCAAAATCGGAATTAAATTAAAACTGTAA
- a CDS encoding monomeric [FeFe] hydrogenase: MGYTSNTLIIRRELLKHIIQLFADDKLVENIDRIPIQMAPKKKPAEHRCCIHKERAVIKYKMFPLLGYTVDDEEDELTPLSVYAANAQKRTKVKDEILTVVDEACTSCVKAQYVVSNLCRGCVARPCIMNCPKNAVAMVDGQAKIDASKCINCGICKNQCQYHAIIHVPIPCEAVCPVNAISKDEHGIEHIDDEKCIYCGKCLIACPFGSIFEVSQIIDVLMAIRNEQHLTAMFAPAIHGQFNLTTGQIENLLKEIGFNEVVEVADGARKTIEHESAEFLERMEEGAPFMTTSCCPSYVETVEKHVPGLKPFVSHTQSPMMYAADIAKAKFPETKTVFIGPCIGKRKEGKRNEKVDFVMSFEELNALIVALDIDLGNLADNENRHNIKTYDRGFALVGGVTAAVKAERPNANIKELVINGIDKKAVGMMKAYARGKAPANFIEFMSCEGGCINGPASLGEMAGNRKLFNSNLK, encoded by the coding sequence ATGGGATATACGAGTAACACACTAATAATCAGACGCGAATTACTTAAACATATTATTCAGCTTTTTGCTGACGACAAGCTTGTTGAGAACATCGACCGCATTCCAATACAAATGGCTCCCAAAAAAAAGCCGGCTGAACATCGTTGCTGTATTCACAAGGAACGGGCAGTAATCAAATACAAAATGTTTCCATTGCTGGGTTATACTGTTGACGATGAAGAAGATGAACTTACACCTCTTTCGGTATATGCAGCAAATGCTCAAAAACGTACAAAAGTAAAAGACGAAATATTAACTGTTGTTGACGAAGCCTGCACCAGTTGTGTAAAAGCGCAGTATGTTGTTAGTAACCTGTGCCGCGGTTGTGTTGCCCGTCCGTGTATTATGAACTGCCCCAAAAATGCAGTTGCAATGGTTGATGGCCAGGCTAAAATTGATGCGTCGAAATGTATCAATTGCGGAATTTGCAAAAACCAGTGCCAGTACCATGCCATTATTCATGTTCCCATTCCGTGCGAAGCGGTTTGCCCGGTGAACGCCATTTCGAAAGACGAACATGGAATTGAACACATCGACGACGAAAAATGTATCTACTGCGGGAAGTGTCTGATTGCATGCCCCTTTGGAAGTATTTTTGAAGTGAGCCAGATTATTGATGTACTCATGGCCATTCGGAACGAACAACATTTAACAGCCATGTTTGCACCTGCCATTCACGGACAATTTAATTTAACAACCGGTCAGATTGAAAACCTTTTAAAGGAAATCGGTTTTAACGAAGTTGTTGAAGTTGCCGATGGTGCCCGCAAAACAATTGAACACGAATCGGCTGAGTTTCTGGAACGCATGGAAGAAGGCGCTCCGTTTATGACCACCAGTTGTTGTCCCAGTTATGTTGAAACAGTGGAAAAACATGTTCCGGGTTTAAAACCTTTTGTTTCGCATACCCAGTCGCCAATGATGTACGCAGCCGATATTGCAAAAGCGAAATTTCCGGAAACCAAAACCGTGTTTATTGGTCCTTGCATTGGAAAACGCAAAGAAGGCAAACGCAACGAGAAAGTGGATTTTGTGATGTCGTTTGAAGAATTAAATGCATTAATTGTAGCATTAGACATTGATTTGGGTAATCTGGCAGACAACGAAAATCGTCACAATATAAAAACCTACGACCGTGGTTTTGCTTTGGTTGGAGGAGTTACGGCAGCAGTAAAAGCCGAACGCCCCAATGCCAATATAAAAGAATTGGTGATTAACGGTATTGATAAAAAAGCCGTTGGAATGATGAAAGCGTATGCCCGGGGTAAAGCTCCTGCTAACTTTATTGAGTTTATGAGTTGCGAAGGAGGCTGTATAAATGGCCCGGCATCGTTGGGAGAAATGGCCGGCAACCGCAAACTGTTTAATTCGAATTTGAAGTAA
- a CDS encoding C1 family peptidase, which yields MRKYLISILAVVFALAAFAQKNTSKAKIQVYEKGEGYYYESILKDIRDVDESLEMKEPFTRFVMDQSGMDLPTDRSLYTTVWCQPTESQGNGGTCWSFSTSSFYETEVYRQHGKKVEISEIYTAYWEYVEKARRFIEKRGESEFSEGSEGNAVARIMKMYGAVPESEYTGKLHGRKFHTHAEMFKEMETFLNSLKVSNNWSTEAGLETIKAIMNHYIGVPPTEFVVEGKTYTPQSYLKDYLQINPDDFVEILSYKQEPYWKQVEYKVPDNWWHNADYYNVPLDVFMEALKKAVKAGYSLSIGGDVSESGFSRETNCAIIPDYDIPSEYINEDARQFRFSNETTTDDHGMHLVGILENYKGTSKDWYLIKDSSSGSRNVGEGHPNFGYYFFHEDYIKLKMMGFTIHKDAVKDILNKFN from the coding sequence ATGAGGAAGTACCTAATTAGCATTTTAGCTGTTGTTTTTGCTTTGGCAGCTTTTGCACAAAAAAACACGAGTAAAGCCAAAATTCAAGTTTACGAAAAGGGGGAAGGTTATTACTACGAGTCGATTCTAAAAGACATTCGGGACGTAGATGAGAGCCTTGAAATGAAAGAACCTTTTACACGTTTTGTAATGGATCAGTCGGGAATGGATTTACCAACCGACCGGTCACTTTATACTACTGTTTGGTGTCAGCCTACCGAATCGCAGGGTAATGGTGGTACATGCTGGAGTTTTTCTACCAGTTCGTTTTACGAGACCGAAGTATACCGTCAGCACGGTAAAAAAGTAGAGATTTCAGAAATTTATACAGCCTACTGGGAATACGTTGAAAAAGCACGCCGTTTTATCGAAAAAAGGGGCGAATCTGAATTCTCTGAAGGGTCGGAAGGGAATGCCGTTGCACGTATCATGAAAATGTACGGTGCTGTTCCGGAGAGTGAATACACCGGAAAGTTACATGGACGAAAATTTCATACACACGCCGAAATGTTTAAGGAAATGGAAACATTCCTTAACTCGTTAAAAGTATCGAACAACTGGAGTACAGAAGCAGGTCTTGAAACGATTAAGGCAATAATGAACCACTACATTGGTGTTCCTCCGACTGAATTTGTGGTGGAAGGGAAAACCTATACTCCGCAATCGTATTTAAAAGATTATTTGCAGATTAATCCTGACGATTTTGTTGAAATTCTTTCGTACAAACAAGAACCTTACTGGAAACAGGTGGAATACAAAGTGCCCGACAACTGGTGGCACAATGCCGATTATTACAACGTTCCGCTCGATGTATTTATGGAAGCGCTGAAAAAGGCTGTTAAAGCCGGGTACTCGTTAAGTATTGGTGGCGATGTTTCCGAGTCGGGTTTTAGCCGCGAAACCAATTGTGCCATTATTCCCGATTACGATATTCCTTCGGAGTACATTAACGAAGATGCCCGTCAGTTCCGCTTTTCAAACGAAACCACCACCGATGATCATGGAATGCATTTAGTTGGTATTCTTGAGAACTACAAAGGAACAAGCAAAGACTGGTACCTGATTAAGGACTCAAGTTCAGGATCGCGAAATGTGGGAGAAGGACATCCAAATTTTGGTTACTATTTTTTCCACGAGGATTACATCAAACTAAAAATGATGGGTTTTACCATCCACAAAGACGCAGTAAAAGACATTCTTAATAAATTCAACTAA